One window from the genome of Streptomyces sp. NBC_00287 encodes:
- a CDS encoding glycoside hydrolase family 15 protein, which translates to MSGTGPSDQDAPGASRYLPIAEHGLIGDLRSVALVGTDGTIDWYCCPAFDAPSVFAAILDSERGGAFELAAAVPARTKQFYFPDTNVLITRFFTEDGVGEVQDFMPVDGDSVETERHRLIRRVLCVRGSIPFRTRVAPRFDYGAQPHSVRMAGDVAVFESAKLSLGLTATVPLEVDGLDVRAEFKLAEGESAVFALDQVGGEVTPRRCARTEAEEQFSTTVAYWRHWLSASKYRGRWREMVHRSALTLKLLTYAPTGAIVAAPTTSLPEQLGGERNWDYRYVWVRDAAFCVYALLRLGFTGEAEAFMNFVTRHVSPGDGKPSGPLQIMYGIDGRTDLAERELDHLEGHQGSAPVRIGNAAAEQLQLDIYGALIDSIYLYDKWAKPISSDQWDDVCALVDWVCDHWDQPDEGIWETRGGRKNFLYSRLMCWVAIERAIRMANRRGLPADIVRWRNCRDTIYRRIMSKGWSESRQAFVQHEDDDVLDAAVLMMPLTKFIAPTDPKWLSTLDALTQDLVSDSLVYRYDPMASPDGLRGDEGTFSICSFWYVEAMVHAGRVDEARLAFEKMLTYANHLGLYAEEISHTGEQQGNFPQAFTHLALISAAFNLDRALG; encoded by the coding sequence ATGAGCGGAACAGGACCGAGCGACCAGGACGCCCCAGGGGCTTCGCGCTATTTGCCGATCGCCGAGCACGGTCTGATCGGCGATCTGCGCAGCGTGGCCCTGGTGGGGACCGACGGCACGATCGACTGGTACTGCTGCCCGGCGTTCGACGCGCCGAGCGTGTTCGCCGCGATCCTCGACTCCGAGCGCGGCGGGGCCTTCGAACTGGCGGCGGCTGTACCGGCCCGGACCAAGCAGTTCTACTTCCCGGACACCAACGTCCTGATCACCCGGTTCTTCACCGAGGACGGCGTCGGCGAGGTGCAGGACTTCATGCCGGTCGACGGCGACTCGGTGGAGACGGAGCGCCATCGGCTGATCCGGCGTGTGCTGTGTGTCCGCGGCTCCATCCCGTTCCGCACCCGCGTGGCCCCGCGTTTCGACTACGGCGCCCAGCCGCACTCCGTCCGGATGGCCGGGGACGTGGCGGTGTTCGAGTCGGCCAAGCTGTCGCTCGGGCTGACCGCGACGGTGCCCCTGGAGGTCGACGGCCTGGATGTGCGGGCCGAATTCAAGCTCGCCGAGGGCGAGTCGGCGGTGTTCGCGCTGGACCAGGTCGGCGGCGAGGTGACACCGCGCCGGTGCGCCCGTACCGAGGCGGAGGAGCAGTTCAGCACCACGGTCGCGTACTGGCGGCACTGGCTGTCCGCGTCCAAGTACCGGGGCCGCTGGCGGGAGATGGTGCACCGCTCGGCGCTCACCCTCAAGCTCCTCACCTACGCGCCGACCGGCGCGATCGTCGCCGCGCCGACGACGAGCCTGCCCGAGCAGCTCGGCGGCGAACGCAACTGGGACTACCGGTATGTGTGGGTGCGCGACGCGGCCTTCTGTGTGTACGCGCTGCTGCGTCTTGGCTTCACCGGCGAGGCCGAGGCGTTCATGAACTTCGTGACCCGGCACGTCAGTCCGGGCGACGGCAAACCCTCGGGACCGTTGCAGATCATGTACGGCATCGACGGCCGCACCGACCTGGCCGAGCGCGAACTCGACCATCTGGAGGGCCACCAGGGCTCCGCGCCGGTCCGTATCGGCAACGCCGCCGCCGAACAGCTCCAACTCGACATCTACGGCGCCCTGATCGACTCGATCTACCTCTACGACAAGTGGGCCAAGCCCATCTCCAGCGACCAGTGGGACGATGTGTGCGCGCTGGTGGACTGGGTGTGCGACCACTGGGACCAGCCGGACGAGGGCATCTGGGAGACCCGGGGCGGCCGTAAGAACTTCCTTTATTCGCGCCTGATGTGCTGGGTGGCGATCGAGCGGGCGATCCGCATGGCCAACCGGCGTGGCCTGCCCGCCGACATCGTCCGCTGGCGCAACTGCCGGGACACCATCTACCGGCGCATCATGAGCAAGGGCTGGTCGGAGTCGCGTCAGGCGTTCGTGCAGCACGAGGACGACGACGTGCTGGACGCGGCCGTACTGATGATGCCGCTGACGAAGTTCATCGCGCCGACGGACCCGAAGTGGCTGTCCACCCTGGACGCGCTGACCCAGGATCTGGTGTCCGACTCCCTGGTCTACCGCTACGACCCGATGGCCAGCCCCGACGGACTGCGCGGCGACGAGGGCACGTTCTCCATCTGCTCCTTCTGGTACGTCGAGGCCATGGTCCACGCCGGCCGCGTCGACGAGGCCCGCCTGGCCTTCGAGAAGATGCTCACCTACGCCAACCATCTGGGCCTGTACGCCGAGGAGATCAGCCACACCGGTGAGCAACAGGGCAATTTCCCGCAGGCGTTCACCCATCTCGCACTGATCAGCGCCGCTTTCAATCTCGACCGGGCGCTGGGCTGA
- a CDS encoding heavy-metal-associated domain-containing protein — translation MSTQTITTYAVSGMTCGHCKATVTKAIGELDGVTGVEVDLEKGQVTVSSSTEPDDTRVAEAVDEAGYELTGRA, via the coding sequence ATGTCCACCCAGACGATCACCACGTACGCCGTCTCCGGCATGACCTGCGGCCACTGCAAGGCCACCGTCACCAAGGCCATCGGCGAACTGGACGGCGTGACCGGCGTCGAGGTCGACCTGGAGAAGGGACAGGTCACCGTCAGCAGCAGCACCGAGCCGGACGACACGCGCGTCGCCGAGGCCGTCGACGAGGCCGGTTACGAGCTCACCGGCCGCGCCTGA
- a CDS encoding heavy metal translocating P-type ATPase: protein MTTTTDTELTIGGMTCASCAARIEKKLNRMDGVTATVNYATEKAKVTYGGDVSVDDLIATVEATGYTAQPPTPEPEKAPEHDELRPLRERLVTAVVLAVPVIAMAMIPALQFEYWQWLSLTLAAPVVTYAAWPFHKAAFTNARHGAATMDTLISVGTSAAFLWSLWALFFGTAGQPGMTHPFELTISRSDGSGNIYLEAAAGVTAFILAGRYFEARSKRKAGAALKALLELGAKDVTVLRDGREQSVAVGELKVGDRFVVRPGEKIATDGVVVEGSSAVDASMLTGESVPVEVGVGDGVTGATINAGGRLVVEATRVGADTQLARMAKLVEDAQNGKAAAQRLADRISAVFVPIVIALSLGTLGFWLGSGSGVAAAFTAAVAVLIIACPCALGLATPTALMVGTGRGAQLGILIKGPEVLESTRKVDTVVLDKTGTVTTGRMTLLAVHTADNTDEAEVLRLAGALEHSSEHPIARAVADGALEKLGSLPVPEDFANVPGLGVQGIVDGHAVLVGRERLLEEWAMELPAQLARAKSEAEAGGRTAIAVAWDGEARAVLEVADAVKETSAEAITRLRALGLTPMLLTGDNRAVAESVARQVGIAPEHVIAEVLPQDKVDVVKRLQGEGRSVAMVGDGVNDAAALAQADLGLAMGTGTDAAIEAGDLTLVRGDLRAAADAIRLARRTLGTIRSNLFWAFAYNVAALPLAAAGLLYPMLAGAAMAFSSVFVVGNSLRLRSFRATA from the coding sequence ATGACCACCACGACCGACACAGAACTCACCATCGGCGGCATGACCTGCGCCTCGTGCGCGGCGCGCATCGAGAAGAAGCTCAACCGCATGGACGGCGTCACCGCAACCGTCAACTACGCCACCGAAAAGGCGAAGGTCACTTACGGCGGTGACGTCTCCGTCGACGATCTGATCGCGACCGTCGAGGCCACCGGGTACACCGCCCAACCGCCCACGCCCGAACCGGAAAAGGCTCCCGAGCACGACGAACTCCGGCCGCTTCGGGAGCGGTTGGTCACCGCCGTCGTCCTGGCCGTCCCCGTCATCGCGATGGCCATGATCCCCGCCCTCCAGTTCGAGTACTGGCAGTGGCTGTCCCTCACCCTCGCGGCGCCCGTCGTGACGTACGCCGCCTGGCCGTTCCACAAGGCCGCGTTCACCAACGCGCGGCACGGCGCGGCCACCATGGACACCCTGATCTCGGTCGGCACCTCGGCCGCATTCCTGTGGTCGCTGTGGGCGCTGTTCTTCGGCACCGCGGGCCAGCCGGGCATGACGCACCCCTTCGAGCTGACCATCTCCCGCAGTGACGGCTCCGGGAACATCTATCTGGAGGCGGCGGCCGGGGTCACCGCCTTCATCCTGGCCGGGCGGTACTTCGAGGCCCGCTCCAAGCGGAAGGCGGGCGCCGCGCTGAAGGCGCTGCTGGAGCTGGGCGCGAAGGATGTCACCGTGCTGCGTGACGGACGTGAACAGAGCGTCGCGGTCGGCGAGTTGAAGGTCGGCGACCGGTTCGTCGTACGGCCGGGCGAGAAGATCGCCACCGACGGCGTGGTCGTCGAGGGCTCGTCCGCCGTCGACGCCTCGATGCTCACCGGCGAGTCGGTGCCGGTCGAGGTCGGCGTGGGCGACGGTGTCACCGGTGCCACGATCAACGCGGGCGGACGCCTCGTCGTCGAGGCCACCCGAGTCGGCGCCGACACCCAACTGGCCCGGATGGCCAAGCTGGTGGAGGACGCGCAGAACGGCAAGGCGGCGGCACAGCGGCTCGCCGACCGGATCTCCGCCGTCTTCGTCCCGATCGTGATCGCCCTGTCCCTGGGCACCCTCGGCTTCTGGCTCGGCAGCGGCTCCGGCGTGGCCGCCGCCTTCACCGCCGCGGTCGCCGTACTGATCATCGCCTGCCCCTGCGCCCTGGGCCTCGCCACACCCACCGCGCTGATGGTCGGCACCGGGCGCGGCGCCCAGCTCGGCATCCTGATCAAGGGACCTGAGGTACTGGAGTCCACCCGCAAGGTCGACACCGTCGTCCTCGACAAGACCGGCACCGTCACCACCGGCCGGATGACCCTGCTCGCCGTGCACACCGCCGACAACACGGACGAGGCCGAAGTCCTGCGGCTGGCGGGCGCGTTGGAGCACTCCTCCGAGCACCCGATCGCCCGAGCCGTCGCGGACGGCGCCCTGGAGAAGCTGGGTTCACTGCCCGTGCCGGAGGACTTCGCGAACGTGCCGGGGCTCGGTGTGCAGGGCATCGTCGATGGCCACGCGGTCCTGGTGGGCCGGGAGCGGCTCCTCGAGGAGTGGGCCATGGAACTGCCGGCTCAGCTGGCGCGGGCCAAGTCCGAGGCCGAGGCGGGCGGTCGTACCGCCATCGCCGTGGCATGGGACGGGGAGGCACGGGCGGTCCTGGAGGTCGCAGACGCCGTGAAGGAGACCAGCGCGGAGGCGATAACCCGGCTGCGGGCGCTCGGTCTGACGCCGATGCTGCTCACCGGGGACAACCGGGCCGTCGCCGAGTCGGTCGCACGGCAGGTGGGTATCGCGCCCGAGCACGTCATCGCGGAGGTGCTGCCGCAGGACAAGGTGGACGTCGTCAAGCGGCTGCAGGGCGAGGGCCGTTCGGTGGCGATGGTCGGCGACGGCGTCAACGACGCGGCCGCCCTGGCCCAGGCCGACCTCGGTCTGGCGATGGGCACCGGCACGGACGCGGCGATCGAGGCCGGCGACCTGACCCTGGTCCGCGGTGATCTGCGGGCCGCGGCGGACGCCATCCGGCTGGCCCGCCGGACGCTGGGCACCATCCGCTCCAACCTGTTCTGGGCCTTCGCCTACAACGTCGCTGCCCTGCCGCTCGCCGCGGCCGGACTGCTCTACCCGATGCTCGCCGGAGCGGCCATGGCCTTCTCCTCGGTCTTCGTGGTCGGCAACTCGCTGCGGCTGCGGTCCTTCCGGGCCACTGCCTGA
- a CDS encoding glycerophosphodiester phosphodiesterase family protein: MSSRHVLAGLALVPLLLSPVAAHATTYDAQKTRFDLQAHRGGLGMTTESSLEGFAKALRLGVSTLELDTQITKDEKVVVTHDRQVSATKCRDTAPLVPGDPMYPYVGKYIKDLTLAQIRTMNCGYQQLPGHPEQEQIDGLRMIELKDVLNLVKRSKARQVTLNVETKVEAGAPEQTAPRELFVRRVYEEIHRSGIERQVTIQSFDWGALKAMHKLAPKWPLVALTNYDFLQVGKPGASPWLGGIDADDYDGDFVKAADSLPGVTTLSPNYGFPQSGKVGDPGFRFYADAAMVEAAHARGLKVVPWTCDDPATVEALMDAGVDGIITNYPNRVREIMAERGMRLPKAYQPR; this comes from the coding sequence ATGTCCTCAAGACATGTCCTCGCCGGCCTGGCGCTGGTGCCGCTGCTCCTCTCCCCGGTGGCGGCTCACGCCACGACGTACGATGCGCAGAAGACGCGGTTCGACCTCCAGGCCCACCGCGGCGGACTCGGTATGACGACCGAGTCCTCGCTGGAGGGCTTCGCCAAGGCCCTGCGCCTCGGTGTGTCCACGCTGGAGCTGGACACCCAGATCACCAAGGACGAGAAGGTCGTCGTCACCCACGACCGGCAGGTCAGCGCCACCAAGTGCCGGGACACCGCGCCCCTCGTGCCGGGCGACCCGATGTATCCGTACGTCGGCAAGTACATCAAGGACCTGACGCTGGCCCAGATCAGGACCATGAACTGCGGCTACCAGCAACTGCCGGGACACCCCGAGCAGGAGCAGATCGACGGGCTGCGGATGATCGAGCTGAAGGACGTCCTGAACCTGGTCAAGCGCTCCAAGGCCCGGCAGGTCACCCTCAACGTCGAGACGAAGGTCGAGGCGGGCGCCCCCGAACAGACCGCGCCCCGCGAGCTGTTCGTGCGCCGGGTGTACGAGGAGATCCACCGCTCCGGCATCGAGCGCCAGGTCACCATCCAGTCCTTCGACTGGGGCGCGCTCAAGGCCATGCACAAGCTCGCGCCCAAGTGGCCGCTGGTGGCGCTCACCAACTACGACTTCCTCCAGGTCGGCAAGCCCGGTGCCTCCCCCTGGCTGGGCGGGATCGACGCCGACGACTACGACGGCGACTTCGTGAAGGCCGCCGACTCGCTCCCCGGCGTCACCACCCTCTCCCCCAACTACGGCTTCCCGCAGAGCGGCAAGGTCGGCGACCCCGGCTTCCGCTTCTACGCCGACGCGGCGATGGTCGAGGCGGCACACGCCCGGGGCCTGAAGGTCGTCCCCTGGACCTGCGACGACCCGGCGACCGTGGAGGCGCTGATGGACGCCGGTGTCGACGGCATCATCACCAACTACCCCAACCGGGTACGGGAGATCATGGCCGAGCGTGGGATGCGCCTGCCGAAGGCCTATCAGCCGCGCTGA
- a CDS encoding cupin, with the protein MVKPELPHPLPGAVGLSHLSAYDWEAADGVCGGSPHLHLVCTEAYVVTGGRGAVQTLSPDGYRDIPLEAGSVAWFTPGTVHRMVQGGDLRITVLMQNSGLPEAGDAVFTFPPAVLADPEKYAAAATLPPGTGVDTAEAARRRRDLAVEGYLVLREALVAGDNGPYLEFQRAAARLVRDKVPTWRELWRAGALATAERTGAQLDALAEGEPAYLGEATAHEAAPTRLGGFGMCGRRDEYALPGTTLPYQGE; encoded by the coding sequence GTGGTGAAACCCGAACTGCCCCATCCGCTGCCCGGCGCCGTCGGCCTGTCCCACCTCAGCGCCTACGACTGGGAGGCCGCCGACGGGGTCTGCGGCGGCAGCCCGCATCTGCATCTGGTGTGCACCGAGGCGTACGTCGTCACCGGCGGCCGGGGCGCCGTCCAGACCCTGAGCCCCGACGGCTACCGGGACATCCCGCTGGAGGCCGGCTCGGTGGCCTGGTTCACGCCGGGCACCGTGCACCGCATGGTCCAGGGCGGGGACCTGCGCATCACCGTGCTGATGCAGAACAGCGGCCTGCCCGAGGCCGGGGACGCGGTGTTCACCTTCCCGCCTGCGGTGCTCGCAGACCCCGAGAAGTACGCGGCGGCCGCAACGCTCCCGCCCGGTACGGGAGTCGACACGGCCGAGGCCGCCCGGCGCCGCAGGGACCTCGCCGTCGAGGGCTACCTCGTCCTGCGCGAGGCCCTCGTCGCCGGCGACAACGGCCCGTACCTGGAGTTCCAGCGCGCCGCCGCCCGACTGGTGCGCGACAAGGTGCCGACCTGGCGCGAGCTGTGGCGGGCAGGGGCCCTGGCCACGGCGGAACGCACCGGCGCCCAACTCGACGCGCTGGCCGAGGGGGAACCGGCGTACCTGGGCGAGGCGACCGCGCACGAGGCGGCGCCGACCCGGCTCGGCGGCTTCGGGATGTGCGGCAGACGGGACGAGTACGCGCTGCCGGGGACGACGCTGCCGTACCAGGGGGAGTAA
- a CDS encoding PmoA family protein: MSIRVSHAYGEHIAVAAANGTEILRYVYRPDPDAFESRKPYAHPLRTLAGNTVTGYRPSDHRWHKGLQMTASHLSGQNFWGGNCYVHGEGYLRLPERVGSMRHDGFPVFAVEEDRLTVAEDLTWVANDGQEWAREERGLSVHSVDEEVGAWALDWSIKLTNTRAEPLAFGSPTTAGREMAGYTGLQWRGPRDFTGGTVFAPGTDSEKLMGSQGPWLAFSTEHDDVDAHSTIVFAHAPENLDAIHESHWFVRSEPFPTVAFSWAFFEEFELPPGESFGYRYRVVIADGAWDSERVAAHLEGLPW, from the coding sequence ATGAGCATCCGAGTCAGCCACGCGTACGGCGAGCACATCGCGGTCGCAGCGGCGAACGGCACGGAGATCCTCCGCTACGTCTACCGCCCCGACCCCGACGCCTTCGAGTCCCGCAAGCCGTACGCCCACCCGCTGCGCACCCTCGCCGGGAACACGGTCACCGGATACCGGCCCAGCGACCACCGCTGGCACAAGGGCCTGCAGATGACCGCGAGCCATCTGTCCGGGCAGAACTTCTGGGGCGGCAACTGCTATGTCCACGGGGAGGGCTATCTGCGGCTGCCGGAGCGGGTCGGCTCGATGCGGCACGACGGCTTCCCGGTGTTCGCGGTCGAGGAGGACCGCCTGACTGTCGCGGAGGACCTCACCTGGGTCGCGAACGACGGCCAGGAGTGGGCGCGGGAAGAGCGCGGGCTCAGCGTCCACTCCGTGGACGAGGAGGTGGGGGCCTGGGCCCTCGACTGGTCGATCAAGCTCACCAACACCCGAGCCGAGCCCCTCGCCTTCGGCTCCCCGACCACGGCGGGCCGCGAGATGGCCGGCTACACCGGACTCCAGTGGCGCGGACCGCGTGACTTCACCGGCGGCACGGTCTTCGCGCCCGGCACCGACTCCGAGAAGCTGATGGGCTCCCAGGGCCCCTGGCTCGCCTTCAGCACCGAGCACGACGATGTCGACGCGCACTCCACGATCGTCTTCGCGCACGCGCCGGAGAACCTCGACGCGATCCACGAGTCCCACTGGTTCGTGCGCTCCGAGCCGTTTCCCACGGTCGCGTTCTCCTGGGCGTTCTTCGAGGAGTTCGAGTTGCCGCCGGGCGAGTCCTTCGGCTACCGCTACCGGGTGGTGATCGCCGACGGGGCCTGGGACTCCGAGCGCGTGGCCGCGCATCTGGAGGGCCTGCCGTGGTGA
- a CDS encoding Gfo/Idh/MocA family protein, giving the protein MSGDPVRRRVAVVGTGAIVSGSHLPALTAHADRTELVAAVDVDPARLEAFQELAGGTVTGYTSMAAMLDAERPDLVLIGTPPSLHREQTVAALEAGAWVLCEKPLTLSLAEYDEIAAAEKAHGAYASVIFQHRYGSGAVHARELIAKGELGTPLVAHCQTTWHRDAEYYAVPWRGRWASEGGGPTMGHGIHQYDLLLHLLGEWDEVRAMAARLVHDTESEDVSTALVRFANGTLATVVNSVLSPHEVSRIRVDCSDATVELTHLYGHRNEDWVYTPAPHVTADRADAWRTPAADVPSSHTAQLGGLLDAYDADVRPPGSGPDARATLEFAAALYKSAFTGLPVRSGEIEPGDPFYAAMHGEDPDWAPKERA; this is encoded by the coding sequence ATTTCCGGGGACCCCGTCCGCCGCCGCGTCGCCGTCGTGGGCACCGGTGCCATCGTCAGCGGCAGCCATCTGCCCGCGCTCACCGCCCACGCCGACCGGACGGAACTGGTCGCCGCCGTCGACGTGGACCCGGCCAGACTCGAGGCCTTCCAGGAGCTCGCGGGCGGCACGGTCACCGGGTACACCTCGATGGCCGCCATGCTGGACGCCGAACGCCCCGACCTGGTCCTCATCGGCACCCCGCCCTCCCTGCACCGGGAGCAGACGGTGGCCGCGCTCGAGGCGGGGGCCTGGGTGCTGTGCGAGAAGCCGCTCACCCTGTCCCTCGCCGAGTACGACGAGATCGCGGCGGCCGAGAAGGCCCACGGTGCCTACGCCTCCGTGATCTTCCAGCACCGCTACGGCTCCGGGGCCGTGCACGCCCGTGAGCTGATCGCCAAGGGCGAGCTGGGGACCCCGCTGGTCGCGCACTGCCAGACCACCTGGCACCGGGACGCCGAGTACTACGCGGTGCCCTGGCGCGGCCGCTGGGCCAGCGAGGGCGGCGGTCCGACCATGGGCCACGGCATCCACCAGTACGACCTGCTGCTGCATCTGCTCGGCGAGTGGGACGAGGTGCGGGCCATGGCGGCACGGCTGGTCCACGACACGGAGAGCGAGGACGTCTCCACCGCCCTCGTCCGCTTCGCCAACGGCACCCTCGCCACCGTCGTCAACAGCGTGCTGTCCCCGCACGAGGTGAGCCGCATCCGCGTCGACTGCTCGGACGCGACGGTCGAGCTCACCCACCTGTACGGGCACCGCAACGAGGACTGGGTCTACACCCCGGCCCCGCATGTCACCGCCGACCGCGCCGACGCCTGGCGCACCCCGGCCGCCGACGTCCCCAGCTCCCACACCGCCCAGCTCGGCGGCCTGCTCGACGCGTACGACGCGGACGTACGGCCCCCCGGCAGCGGCCCCGACGCCCGGGCCACGCTCGAATTCGCCGCCGCCCTGTACAAGTCGGCCTTCACCGGCCTGCCGGTCCGCTCCGGCGAGATCGAGCCGGGTGATCCTTTCTACGCGGCGATGCACGGAGAAGATCCCGACTGGGCCCCCAAGGAGCGAGCATGA
- a CDS encoding RNA polymerase sigma factor, which yields MEDALSTEVGLADDVETTSAPLPGIELAEALHHEQYPALVRFLLLHGASWAEAQDAAQDAFTQMCAPGLSLTHPRAWLRTVAWRSWVSQQVKPEDACAEMPEPRASLRWQTPAHAAELGEEERRVISLLLELPAKQRAAMAWHLDGFTTEESARAMGTTQAAVRQNLARARAALRQGLRLEGRFDEERRAT from the coding sequence ATGGAGGACGCGCTCAGTACTGAGGTCGGCCTTGCCGACGACGTCGAGACCACCTCGGCGCCCTTACCGGGCATCGAACTCGCCGAGGCGCTGCACCACGAGCAGTACCCGGCGCTGGTTCGCTTCCTGCTGCTGCACGGCGCGTCCTGGGCGGAGGCGCAGGACGCCGCTCAGGACGCGTTCACCCAGATGTGCGCGCCCGGTCTGTCCTTGACCCACCCGCGCGCGTGGCTGCGCACCGTGGCCTGGCGGTCCTGGGTGAGCCAGCAGGTCAAACCCGAGGACGCCTGTGCGGAGATGCCCGAGCCCCGGGCCTCGCTCCGCTGGCAGACGCCGGCCCACGCGGCCGAGCTCGGAGAGGAGGAGCGCCGGGTGATCTCCCTGCTGCTGGAGCTTCCCGCCAAGCAACGCGCGGCCATGGCCTGGCACCTGGACGGCTTCACCACCGAGGAGAGCGCCCGCGCGATGGGCACCACGCAGGCGGCCGTACGTCAGAACCTGGCCCGCGCCAGAGCGGCACTCAGGCAGGGCCTGCGTCTGGAAGGCCGTTTCGACGAGGAGAGGAGGGCGACATGA
- a CDS encoding DegT/DnrJ/EryC1/StrS family aminotransferase — translation MPYGSRLAATMTRRLGRECVYTPSARLALYLALRRWCRPGARVLMSPVNDDVILFVVLAAGCRPVQAPVSVWDGNIDPAAVPESTWRNIDAVLTTNLYGIPDRVLELRRRCEQLGIPLIEDAAHAIGTHVDGQPVGTFGTAAAFSLSKHVAATAGGFLAVEDARTRRELELLRDDLLTPRRLRDDLNVTLRPLARSTVRTLHLVRPVWRTMQRLGLLERDEFRMALHAPRLTASARSAPSLTAYEPWVRVDLHGFRVRHGALVRGQLNLRMSRLDDDLTRRRAGVALLTGTAWASAALRERAVHDGPLPLFRVPLLVQDRDTLLERLVDHGMVCGYVYDPPLDDYAGAEFVEPSPDPSAARWFASHVLPADPLLARRMTGALTRERVAAARPSFPAAVKDATPPAPLGQ, via the coding sequence ATGCCGTACGGATCGCGGCTCGCCGCGACGATGACGCGGCGGCTCGGACGCGAATGCGTCTACACGCCCTCGGCGCGGCTGGCCCTTTATCTGGCGCTGCGGCGCTGGTGCAGGCCCGGTGCCCGGGTGCTGATGTCGCCGGTGAACGACGACGTGATCCTCTTCGTGGTCCTGGCCGCCGGCTGCCGCCCGGTGCAGGCCCCCGTCTCCGTGTGGGACGGCAACATCGACCCGGCCGCCGTACCGGAGTCCACCTGGCGCAACATCGACGCCGTCCTGACCACCAACCTCTACGGCATCCCCGACCGCGTCCTGGAACTGCGCCGGCGCTGCGAGCAGTTGGGCATTCCGCTCATCGAGGACGCGGCCCACGCCATCGGCACCCATGTGGACGGGCAGCCGGTCGGGACCTTCGGGACCGCGGCCGCGTTCAGCCTCTCCAAGCATGTGGCCGCGACGGCCGGGGGATTCCTCGCCGTCGAGGACGCGCGCACCCGGCGCGAGCTGGAGCTGCTGCGCGACGACCTCCTCACCCCGCGCCGCCTGCGCGACGACCTGAATGTCACCCTGCGCCCCCTGGCCCGCTCCACCGTCCGCACCCTGCACCTCGTACGCCCGGTATGGCGCACGATGCAGCGCCTCGGCCTGCTGGAACGCGACGAGTTCCGGATGGCCCTGCACGCGCCGCGCCTGACCGCCTCCGCCCGCTCGGCGCCCAGCCTCACCGCCTACGAGCCCTGGGTCCGCGTCGACCTGCACGGCTTCCGGGTCCGCCACGGCGCCCTGGTCCGTGGCCAGCTGAACCTGCGCATGTCCCGCCTCGACGACGACCTCACCCGCCGCCGGGCCGGAGTCGCGCTGCTGACGGGCACCGCCTGGGCGTCCGCCGCCCTGCGCGAACGGGCGGTCCACGACGGACCCCTCCCGCTGTTCCGGGTCCCACTCCTGGTCCAGGACCGCGACACCCTCCTGGAACGCCTCGTGGACCACGGCATGGTCTGCGGATACGTCTACGACCCACCGCTCGACGACTACGCGGGCGCCGAGTTCGTCGAACCGTCCCCCGACCCCTCCGCGGCCCGCTGGTTCGCCTCCCATGTCCTGCCCGCCGACCCACTCCTGGCCCGCCGGATGACCGGTGCCCTCACCCGGGAGCGGGTGGCGGCGGCGCGCCCCTCGTTCCCCGCGGCCGTCAAGGACGCCACACCGCCGGCGCCCTTGGGGCAGTAG